From Poecile atricapillus isolate bPoeAtr1 chromosome Z, bPoeAtr1.hap1, whole genome shotgun sequence, one genomic window encodes:
- the LOC131572827 gene encoding urea transporter 2-like yields the protein MELGEIVVTKHPDERELYKKEMPRAQDLLWRSGNWILHGFGYLTGEMKEYGEWMKNKPLMVQLVDWILRGTSQVMFVNNPLSGLIILVGLFIQSPWWMLTGCTGTTVSTLTALALSQDRPSIAAGLHGYNGILVGLLMAVYSDKGDYYWWLLPPVAVISMACPVLSSALGSIFSKWDLPVFTLPFNIAVTLYLAATGHYNPFFPTTLIKPVAAVPNITWSDINVPLLLQSIPVGIGQVYGCGNPWTGGIFLVALLISSPLICLHAAIGSAVGMFAALSIASPFDSIYLGLHNYNCALACIAIGGMFYALTWQTHLLSLACALFCAYSGAALANALSVLGLPVCTWPFCLSALLFLLITSENPAIYKMPLCKVTHPEANRIYYLRMKRRALESRREEQKRKEQKPSDSSKMSPGGTPLCTPKSRHAH from the exons ATGGAGCTCGGCGAGATCGTTGTGACTAAACATCCCGATGAGAGGGAGCTGTACAAGAAGGAGATGCCAAGAGCTCAGGACCTGCTGTGGAGAAGTGGAAACTGGATCCTCCATGGTTTTGGTTATCTCACAGGAGAAATGAAAGAATATGGAGAGTGGATGAAAA ACAAACCCTTAATGGTTCAGCTGGTGGACTGGATCTTGCGAGGGACCTCTCAGGTGATGTTTGTCAACAATCCTCTCAGTGGACTGATCATCTTAGTGGGGCTTTTCATCCAGAGCCCCTGGTGGATGCTCACAGGCTGCACTGGAACCACTGTGTCCACATTAACTGCGCTGGCCCTCAGTCAGGACAG GCCGTCCATCGCAGCCGGGCTGCACGGCTACAACGGGATCCTGGTGGGCCTGCTCATGGCTGTCTACTCTGACAAAGGGGATTACTACTGGTGGCTTCTCCCCCCTGTGGCAGTGATATCCATGGCCTG TCCAGTCCTGTCCAGTGCTTTGGGATCCATCTTCAGCAAATGGGACCTTCCTGTTTTCACTCTGCCCTTCAACATTGCGGTCACCCTGTACCTGGCAGCCACAGGACACTACAACCCCTTCTTCCCCACAACCCTCATCAAGCCCGTAGCTGCAGTGCCCAATATCACCTGGTCTGACATCAATGTGCCTCTG ctcttACAGTCCATCCCAGTTGGTATTGGTCAGGTGTATGGTTGTGGGAACCCCTGGACTGGCGGCATTTTCCTTGTGGCTCTGCTCATCTCCTCCCCACTGATTTGTCTCCATGCTGCAATTGGATCAGCTGTGGGGATGTTTGCAG CCCTGAGCATTGCATCCCCATTTGACAGCATCTACCTTGGCTTACACAACTACAACTGTGCCCTGGCCTGCATCGCCATCGGGGGCATGTTCTACGCCCTGACCTGGCAGACACATTTGTTGTCGCTTGCCTGTG CATTATTTTGTGCCTACTCCGGAGCAGCTCTTGCTAATGCCCTCTCTGTG CTCGGGCTGCCGGTGTGCACCTGGCCCTTCTGCCTCTCCGCACTCCTCTTCCTGCTGATAACCTCAGAAAACCCAGCCATCTACAAAATGCCCCTCTGCAAAGTCACACACCCAGAAGCCAACCGGATCTACTACCTGAGGATGAAGAGAAGGGCCttggagagcaggagggaggagcagAAGCGAAAGGAGCAGAAACCCTCTGACAGCTCAAAAATGAGCCCTGGGGGCACCCCACTGTGCACCCCCAAGAGCCGCCACGCTCACTGA